One Clostridia bacterium DNA segment encodes these proteins:
- a CDS encoding sugar ABC transporter permease produces the protein MKNNLYDNSRPFAYISLSWLLILAIVLFPIIYTIYISLTNMNVFHWTDFTFKGADNYIKALTNLDEGFIVVLARTLIWTVVNLVLQVGIALTFALILNIEGLKYSGLYKTILMIPWAMPGYISALIWRNGIFDNQYGLFNQILRSLNFEGVDWLNSDLMAFIACLVVNLWMALPFMILMIYGGLQSIDKSYYEIAEIEGAKTLSRVTRITLPLLRPILIPAVTITAFVTFKQFDIIYLMTQQTGSKTGADIHVIITYVFEKAFVTNNYGYSSALSVLIFVIIIILTGLNQRYMRERKELN, from the coding sequence ATGAAAAATAATCTGTATGACAATTCCAGGCCTTTTGCTTACATATCGCTGTCATGGCTGCTTATACTTGCAATCGTCCTTTTTCCTATTATCTATACAATATACATTTCTCTGACAAATATGAACGTTTTTCACTGGACAGATTTCACCTTCAAGGGTGCGGACAACTACATAAAAGCATTGACCAATCTTGATGAGGGATTTATAGTTGTACTGGCTCGGACCCTTATATGGACTGTTGTGAATCTGGTACTGCAGGTTGGTATAGCCTTAACCTTTGCTCTTATTCTTAATATTGAAGGTCTGAAATACAGCGGATTATACAAAACTATCCTCATGATCCCATGGGCAATGCCGGGATATATTTCTGCTCTGATCTGGAGAAACGGTATATTTGACAATCAATACGGGCTATTCAATCAGATACTCAGATCTCTGAATTTTGAGGGTGTTGACTGGCTGAATAGTGACTTGATGGCATTTATAGCCTGCCTGGTTGTAAACCTGTGGATGGCGCTTCCGTTCATGATATTGATGATCTACGGAGGATTACAGAGTATTGATAAGTCTTACTATGAAATAGCGGAAATTGAGGGCGCGAAGACTCTCTCAAGAGTAACCAGGATAACATTGCCACTTTTAAGGCCTATACTTATTCCGGCCGTGACTATTACTGCGTTTGTAACATTCAAACAGTTTGACATAATATACCTTATGACTCAGCAGACAGGTTCAAAGACTGGTGCAGATATACATGTGATAATTACTTATGTATTTGAAAAAGCTTTCGTTACCAATAACTATGGATATAGTTCGGCATTATCTGTACTGATATTTGTAATAATAATAATTTTAACTGGCCTAAATCAAAGATATATGAGGGAAAGGAAGGAGTTGAACTAA
- a CDS encoding spore cortex biosynthesis protein YabQ: protein MSISVSSQAYVFLYSILGGMAIAFIYDIFRIKRKRVKTRSIVLHLEDFLYWIIVSLVMFASVYYSNEGEIRGFIFIGTILGVIFYALAFSRIVMKVSLKVIDITIKCVKTIWLILSYPFKIIFKILSIPIRFIFKLLGKYMRKARRASRSKAAKLALWGRMIKHRRKKI, encoded by the coding sequence TTGTCAATTTCCGTTAGCAGTCAGGCATATGTTTTTTTATACTCAATACTTGGTGGTATGGCAATAGCCTTTATATATGATATTTTCAGAATTAAAAGGAAACGTGTCAAAACCAGGAGCATAGTATTGCACTTGGAAGACTTTCTTTACTGGATCATAGTTTCCCTTGTTATGTTTGCCTCCGTATATTACAGCAATGAAGGTGAAATAAGGGGTTTTATATTTATAGGAACGATTCTGGGTGTTATCTTTTATGCACTAGCCTTTAGTAGAATTGTGATGAAGGTCAGCCTTAAGGTAATCGATATTACTATTAAGTGCGTGAAGACTATTTGGCTTATTTTATCCTATCCATTCAAGATTATTTTTAAAATACTATCAATTCCGATACGGTTTATTTTTAAACTCCTTGGAAAATATATGAGAAAAGCGAGGAGAGCAAGCAGAAGCAAGGCTGCAAAGCTTGCGTTATGGGGGAGGATGATAAAACATAGAAGAAAAAAGATTTAA
- a CDS encoding LacI family transcriptional regulator gives MAVTIKDIAKIAGVSISTVSKVINDSPTIPDTTKNRIRKIMEEQKYYPNRIARSFVQQSSNIIGIFMELKRSDAFLNPYLYEILGGIEVIAHENGYLLNLSNVSSLVNGKNALDKIVMEKRVDGLILHVASINKSIVQKLEDLNFPYIVIGQPNFESNACWIDINNKLAGEIATSHLLDEGYKRIAFIGGTTDDAITTKRQQGYISVLQTNGMGINKAYIKEGDSTAEDGFRLMNELLDLPKIPDSVVCASNFIAFGAMQAIKKKKLSVPKDIAVIGFDNYPLSQYTEPELSVVDIDVFELGVHAANALMNKLKNPSLQVQYNMLSPNLIVRDSSKRG, from the coding sequence ATGGCAGTAACAATAAAAGATATAGCAAAAATAGCTGGCGTGTCAATCTCAACCGTCTCAAAGGTTATAAATGACAGCCCTACTATACCCGATACAACCAAAAATAGAATACGAAAGATAATGGAAGAACAAAAATATTATCCGAACCGTATTGCCAGAAGTTTTGTTCAGCAAAGCTCGAATATTATTGGGATTTTTATGGAACTAAAAAGGTCGGACGCTTTTTTGAATCCGTACCTGTACGAAATTCTCGGCGGTATCGAAGTAATAGCACACGAAAACGGGTACCTGCTTAATCTCTCCAATGTAAGCTCTCTGGTTAATGGAAAAAATGCTCTTGACAAGATCGTTATGGAAAAGCGCGTAGATGGCCTTATACTCCATGTAGCTTCCATAAACAAAAGTATAGTACAAAAACTGGAAGACCTCAACTTTCCATATATAGTAATAGGTCAGCCTAACTTTGAATCAAATGCGTGTTGGATTGATATAAACAACAAGCTTGCAGGTGAAATAGCAACATCTCATCTGCTGGATGAAGGTTATAAGAGAATTGCTTTCATAGGGGGAACCACTGATGATGCAATAACAACAAAAAGGCAGCAGGGCTATATAAGTGTGCTCCAAACAAACGGCATGGGCATCAATAAGGCATATATTAAGGAAGGTGACTCCACGGCAGAAGATGGCTTCAGGCTTATGAACGAATTGCTGGACCTTCCCAAGATACCAGACAGCGTAGTATGCGCAAGTAACTTTATAGCTTTTGGAGCAATGCAGGCAATAAAGAAGAAAAAACTATCCGTACCAAAAGATATCGCAGTAATAGGCTTTGATAACTATCCCTTATCACAGTACACGGAACCAGAACTGAGCGTAGTGGACATAGATGTGTTTGAATTGGGGGTACACGCTGCAAATGCGCTTATGAACAAATTGAAAAATCCGAGTCTGCAAGTACAGTATAATATGCTGTCACCCAACCTGATTGTCAGGGATTCAAGCAAAAGGGGCTAA
- a CDS encoding septum formation initiator family protein translates to MSKRKKSKLGLILIVAVLVVFARVMIDQQRILYAKENQRDNLQKKIEEQNRINEELNNQKKIMNTDEYAEKVARDELGMIKPGERVFVDVNK, encoded by the coding sequence ATGAGCAAAAGAAAAAAATCCAAACTCGGGCTGATCTTGATAGTCGCTGTTTTAGTAGTTTTTGCCCGCGTAATGATTGACCAGCAGAGAATTTTATATGCAAAAGAAAACCAGAGGGATAACCTGCAAAAAAAGATAGAAGAACAGAACAGGATCAATGAAGAACTCAATAATCAAAAGAAGATCATGAACACCGATGAGTATGCTGAAAAAGTAGCCAGAGATGAGCTTGGCATGATAAAGCCCGGTGAAAGAGTATTTGTTGATGTAAACAAATAA
- the yabP gene encoding sporulation protein YabP: protein MEEKKVNRPKVQNLILENREKLSVSGVIDVESFNDECVIVDTELGVLVIRGEDLHINKLNLDDSVLNIEGDIMSCEYSDKEGSKSKTGFFSKMFK from the coding sequence TAGAGGAAAAAAAGGTTAACAGACCCAAAGTTCAAAACCTTATTCTTGAAAACAGAGAAAAGCTAAGCGTATCAGGAGTGATCGATGTAGAAAGTTTCAATGATGAATGTGTGATAGTAGATACAGAGCTGGGTGTTTTGGTTATCAGAGGGGAAGATTTGCATATAAACAAACTCAACCTTGATGATTCCGTATTAAATATTGAAGGAGATATTATGAGTTGTGAGTACTCTGATAAAGAGGGTTCAAAATCGAAAACCGGATTCTTCAGCAAGATGTTTAAGTGA
- a CDS encoding helix-turn-helix domain-containing protein: MKTLGDRLRNARERKNLTQIDVSKQTGINNKTISNYENNVSSPDPLTLKLFAEVYETSTDYLIGCSEKSGKREDELTPDTLCIDVFGLPDEAVRQIEDYAEFIRLKYKQTKTSKRQK; the protein is encoded by the coding sequence TTGAAAACACTGGGAGACCGCTTAAGAAATGCCCGTGAAAGAAAAAACCTTACACAAATAGACGTCTCAAAGCAGACAGGCATTAATAATAAAACTATTTCAAACTATGAAAATAATGTCAGTTCTCCTGACCCTCTGACACTAAAGCTTTTTGCTGAGGTTTATGAGACTTCAACCGATTACCTCATCGGTTGTTCTGAAAAGAGCGGTAAGAGAGAGGATGAACTTACCCCTGATACCCTTTGTATTGATGTGTTCGGTCTGCCGGATGAGGCTGTAAGACAGATCGAAGATTATGCAGAATTTATAAGATTAAAGTATAAACAGACAAAAACATCCAAAAGACAGAAGTAA
- a CDS encoding extracellular solute-binding protein, producing MKKLISTTLAAVLSLSLLLTGCGTKTEGSKTDETQNGTTTEVQASKEDAKPVELTLWQETEKAIADVISAQLKKLEPAIKVNVVRKEKVTEALKLVAADANGAPDLLWFAHDKIGLFATMGVLEPLDQYVSAEKFDNFLPMTRKAGMFKEQTYQIPAYFETLLFMYNKDLLSTPPATTDDLLAMMKEKTKDGNYGYVEQHSTAYYAAAWMNGFGGYIINGNSEPGLDKPETIDAVAYHKEFAKLMPKDGEFKTVTTLFYEKKAASTLNGPWIIPNSKQAGINLGFAAPPVINKNGKALSPFAGVQGLMMLKACKNKEAAAKVINFLTEKDLGVALAESTGAAPAHKAAYEEEKIKSNELISAMKAAAENATPMPNVPEMDVMWTVTENALVAVNKKDGDPKAEFEKAQKEALKLIEDMK from the coding sequence ATGAAAAAACTAATTTCCACCACGTTAGCTGCTGTGTTATCACTTTCCCTGCTTTTAACAGGTTGTGGTACAAAAACTGAGGGCAGTAAGACAGATGAAACACAAAACGGAACTACAACTGAAGTACAGGCATCTAAGGAGGACGCAAAACCGGTAGAGTTGACCTTATGGCAAGAAACGGAGAAAGCTATTGCCGATGTTATAAGTGCACAGCTTAAGAAACTGGAACCGGCTATTAAAGTTAACGTTGTAAGAAAAGAAAAGGTTACTGAAGCATTGAAGCTGGTTGCAGCAGATGCTAACGGAGCGCCCGATCTCTTATGGTTTGCTCATGATAAGATAGGTTTGTTTGCAACTATGGGAGTGTTGGAACCTCTGGATCAATATGTTTCCGCAGAGAAATTTGATAATTTCCTGCCGATGACGAGGAAAGCAGGGATGTTCAAAGAACAGACCTATCAGATTCCCGCATATTTCGAAACTTTGCTTTTTATGTACAATAAAGACCTATTAAGCACTCCACCTGCTACTACTGACGACCTCCTCGCAATGATGAAGGAAAAAACAAAAGACGGAAACTACGGATATGTAGAGCAACATAGTACAGCCTACTATGCTGCAGCATGGATGAACGGATTCGGCGGCTACATAATTAATGGTAATTCAGAACCTGGTCTTGATAAACCTGAAACTATAGACGCAGTTGCTTACCATAAGGAATTTGCCAAGTTAATGCCTAAAGACGGTGAATTTAAAACTGTAACTACATTATTCTACGAAAAGAAAGCAGCTTCTACATTAAACGGGCCATGGATAATCCCGAATTCAAAGCAGGCAGGTATTAACCTCGGATTTGCAGCACCTCCTGTAATAAACAAAAACGGCAAGGCATTAAGCCCATTTGCAGGTGTACAGGGATTAATGATGTTGAAAGCATGTAAAAACAAGGAAGCTGCAGCTAAAGTTATAAACTTCCTGACAGAAAAAGATCTTGGAGTTGCACTGGCTGAGTCTACCGGAGCAGCACCTGCGCATAAGGCTGCTTATGAAGAAGAAAAAATAAAGAGTAATGAATTGATCAGCGCTATGAAAGCAGCAGCAGAAAATGCTACGCCAATGCCAAATGTTCCAGAAATGGATGTAATGTGGACAGTAACAGAGAATGCTCTTGTAGCAGTAAATAAAAAGGACGGAGATCCTAAGGCGGAATTTGAAAAAGCACAGAAAGAAGCATTAAAGCTAATAGAAGACATGAAATAG
- a CDS encoding sugar ABC transporter permease produces MMESKKSKTLLVHSAAHVIMIVVCILFLVPIIYTLLISLKSSNSLVSSTLEIIPKDVTLDNYKAILFEEPFFVWTKNSLILTLSTVVFALAVASPAAYAYSRFKFKLRSGTLYMFLLLNAFPAILSMVAIYRLLRILGLMNTYSGLILVYTGGMIIFGIWNMKGYFDSIPVEIEHAAMIDGASHLKILISIVLPLARPVLIVTGVMIFISTWNEYIYAVNFLTSRDKFTLATGLYSLQGTEFTRNWPVFAAGSLIVSFPVLIVFFLIQKYMVSGLTVGGIK; encoded by the coding sequence ATGATGGAGAGTAAAAAATCCAAAACCTTATTAGTGCATTCAGCAGCACATGTAATAATGATAGTAGTATGTATTCTCTTCCTTGTACCTATAATATACACCCTATTGATTTCACTAAAGTCATCCAATTCCCTTGTTAGCTCAACTCTGGAGATTATCCCCAAGGATGTTACCCTGGATAATTACAAGGCGATACTGTTTGAGGAACCGTTTTTTGTATGGACGAAGAATAGTCTTATACTGACTCTCAGCACAGTGGTTTTTGCTTTGGCTGTGGCATCTCCTGCTGCTTATGCATACTCAAGGTTCAAATTCAAACTCAGAAGCGGTACATTATATATGTTTTTACTGCTGAACGCCTTTCCAGCCATTCTTTCGATGGTAGCCATATACAGGCTGCTCAGAATATTAGGACTTATGAATACATATTCAGGACTTATACTGGTTTATACAGGTGGAATGATTATTTTTGGGATATGGAACATGAAAGGGTATTTCGATTCCATTCCGGTAGAAATTGAACATGCGGCTATGATTGACGGAGCTAGCCATCTGAAAATACTGATAAGCATAGTACTTCCATTGGCGAGGCCTGTACTGATAGTAACGGGTGTAATGATCTTTATCTCAACCTGGAATGAATATATATACGCTGTAAATTTCCTCACCAGCAGGGATAAATTTACCCTTGCGACGGGCTTGTATTCTCTTCAGGGAACGGAGTTTACGAGAAACTGGCCGGTTTTTGCTGCCGGATCTCTTATCGTATCATTCCCTGTACTCATTGTATTTTTCCTGATTCAAAAATATATGGTATCCGGCCTTACTGTAGGCGGAATCAAATAA
- a CDS encoding S1 domain-containing RNA-binding protein, producing the protein MLVEVGKVVEGKVSGITNFGAFIQLPGGKTGLVHISEVAEEYVKDISTHLKENQSVKVKVISVDNNGKISLSIKKAVDKPKIKSSRPMEIDWNRNSSSDNLSFEERLSKFMKDSDEKLHDLKKNFESKRGSGGYKKSIQF; encoded by the coding sequence ATGCTGGTTGAGGTAGGTAAAGTAGTTGAAGGGAAGGTTTCGGGCATAACGAATTTTGGAGCTTTTATTCAACTACCGGGTGGTAAGACAGGTCTGGTTCACATCTCTGAGGTTGCTGAAGAATACGTTAAGGATATTAGTACACATCTTAAGGAAAATCAGTCAGTTAAAGTAAAAGTTATTTCGGTAGATAATAATGGGAAAATCAGTTTATCTATAAAAAAGGCTGTCGATAAACCAAAAATCAAATCGAGCAGGCCTATGGAGATAGATTGGAACAGAAATAGCAGCAGCGATAACCTGTCGTTTGAAGAACGCCTTTCTAAATTTATGAAAGACAGCGATGAAAAACTACACGACCTTAAGAAGAACTTTGAATCTAAAAGGGGAAGTGGAGGATATAAGAAATCCATACAGTTTTAA
- a CDS encoding alpha-glycosidase, producing the protein MFIEAIEHANDSVYAHAIDERTIVLRLRAKKGDLKECVLFYGDRACFVEPVIMDGIKMELAASDLLYDYFEVELKCQYTRVCYYFWLSDGITSTFYYGYEFHDKVDCHRSEYFQFAFLRREEIADVPGWLKESVIYQIFPDSFATAERYISGKESCQETVDGEICKGRLGGTLRGVTANIPYMQELGINCIYINPIFPGNNYHKYDTIDYFSIDPCFGSKEDFKEMVSKCHEAGIKVILDGVFNHSGAGFFAFKDVLEKGENSKYKDWFYRLEFPVQFYDKPNYDCFAYEKHMPKLNTGNPEVIDYFTKVGVYWIKEADIDGWRLDVANEIDHDFWRSFRKAVRAVRPDAALIGEVWEDAQSWLCGDQFDSTMNYRFTHLCDRFFAKRQISVEAFDGKVNAMLMRYRKNLLYGQMNLLDSHDVPRFLSKCGGDIRRQKLAALFQMMFTGTPSVYYGDEKGMSGWEEPEYRAPMVWQDDAYASDVFEYYKKLIRIRKENFAPLMGAYRTLVKDNAGSTYAFERRKDDKSLVVALNNSDFEREIEIPVGNGVTRITDLFEGNDCSVRDSVVKVKLQPMKGTVLRVDY; encoded by the coding sequence ATGTTTATTGAGGCTATAGAACATGCAAATGACTCTGTATACGCACATGCAATAGATGAAAGGACAATAGTTCTCCGCCTGAGAGCAAAGAAAGGCGATCTTAAAGAATGTGTACTTTTTTATGGTGACAGGGCTTGCTTTGTAGAACCTGTTATCATGGATGGTATTAAAATGGAGTTGGCTGCTTCGGATTTGCTTTACGATTACTTTGAAGTTGAGCTTAAATGCCAGTATACAAGAGTTTGTTACTACTTCTGGTTAAGTGACGGCATCACTTCAACTTTCTATTACGGATATGAGTTCCATGATAAGGTGGATTGCCACCGTTCAGAGTATTTTCAGTTTGCTTTCCTCAGAAGGGAAGAAATTGCAGATGTTCCAGGATGGTTGAAAGAATCGGTCATATATCAGATTTTTCCGGACAGTTTTGCCACAGCAGAGAGGTACATATCCGGGAAAGAAAGCTGCCAGGAGACTGTAGACGGGGAGATATGCAAAGGTAGGCTCGGAGGCACATTAAGGGGAGTAACAGCCAACATACCCTATATGCAGGAGCTTGGGATAAATTGTATTTATATAAACCCGATTTTTCCTGGAAACAACTACCATAAGTATGATACAATCGACTATTTTTCCATAGACCCATGCTTTGGAAGCAAAGAGGATTTCAAGGAAATGGTCAGCAAATGCCATGAAGCAGGTATTAAAGTTATTCTTGATGGGGTTTTCAATCATTCGGGAGCAGGATTTTTTGCTTTTAAAGATGTTCTTGAAAAAGGTGAGAATTCCAAATATAAGGATTGGTTTTACAGGCTTGAATTCCCTGTTCAATTTTATGATAAGCCTAATTATGATTGCTTTGCATATGAAAAGCATATGCCGAAACTGAACACTGGGAATCCGGAGGTTATAGATTACTTTACAAAAGTAGGCGTTTACTGGATTAAGGAAGCGGATATTGATGGATGGAGGCTTGATGTAGCCAATGAGATCGATCATGATTTCTGGAGAAGCTTCCGCAAGGCAGTAAGAGCAGTTAGGCCCGATGCCGCCCTAATAGGGGAAGTATGGGAAGATGCCCAGTCGTGGCTATGTGGAGATCAGTTTGACTCAACAATGAATTATAGATTTACCCATTTATGTGACAGGTTTTTTGCTAAAAGGCAGATAAGTGTAGAAGCTTTTGACGGCAAAGTCAATGCAATGCTTATGCGGTATAGAAAAAACCTGCTGTACGGGCAAATGAATCTTTTAGACAGTCATGACGTTCCACGTTTTCTCTCAAAGTGCGGGGGAGATATCAGAAGGCAGAAGCTTGCAGCTCTTTTCCAGATGATGTTTACAGGTACTCCTTCTGTATACTATGGAGATGAAAAAGGAATGTCGGGTTGGGAAGAACCAGAATACAGAGCTCCTATGGTTTGGCAGGATGATGCTTATGCAAGTGATGTATTTGAATACTATAAAAAGCTGATCAGGATACGTAAGGAAAATTTTGCTCCTCTTATGGGAGCGTACCGGACATTGGTAAAGGATAATGCAGGCAGTACCTATGCATTTGAAAGAAGAAAAGATGATAAAAGTTTAGTTGTAGCTCTAAATAACAGTGATTTTGAGAGAGAGATAGAAATACCGGTAGGTAATGGCGTAACCCGCATCACCGATCTGTTTGAAGGAAATGACTGTTCCGTCCGTGACTCGGTAGTAAAGGTCAAACTACAGCCAATGAAGGGAACTGTATTAAGGGTTGATTATTAA
- a CDS encoding 3'-5' exonuclease has translation MPKKWSGKCNDFIVIDFETTGLSAEANEIIEVSALKYIDRKFVGSYITLVKPKTRIPGYITQINGITNEMVKDSPCIEDVMPKLIDFIGDLLIVAHNANFDMKFLKYHAEKCGYKVSNPSLDTLILSRKAFPSLTNHKLATVAQHVGIKDGGWHRAEFDTRATAEILLKCLECLEHEVS, from the coding sequence ATGCCAAAAAAGTGGAGCGGAAAGTGCAATGACTTTATTGTAATAGATTTCGAAACAACAGGTCTTAGTGCCGAGGCAAATGAAATCATAGAAGTATCAGCATTAAAATACATTGACAGAAAGTTTGTTGGCAGCTACATTACCCTTGTTAAGCCAAAAACCAGAATACCAGGATATATTACACAAATAAATGGCATTACAAATGAAATGGTAAAAGACTCTCCATGTATTGAAGATGTCATGCCAAAACTTATTGACTTCATAGGGGATCTGTTAATAGTTGCCCACAATGCCAACTTTGATATGAAGTTTTTAAAATATCATGCAGAAAAATGCGGATACAAAGTTAGCAACCCTTCACTTGATACTCTGATTTTAAGCCGCAAAGCATTTCCTTCTCTGACAAATCATAAACTTGCTACAGTTGCACAGCATGTTGGCATAAAGGATGGAGGCTGGCATAGAGCAGAATTCGATACAAGGGCGACAGCAGAAATACTTCTGAAATGCCTTGAGTGTCTTGAGCATGAGGTATCATAG